One genomic segment of Stigmatopora argus isolate UIUO_Sarg chromosome 18, RoL_Sarg_1.0, whole genome shotgun sequence includes these proteins:
- the LOC144093250 gene encoding uncharacterized protein LOC144093250 isoform X5 produces MSASAMPTPVSRLPKFSSWSKSSSPTPAATPSHSFSTPRIPNGFYHHPEPAGGNGTTVGSAPPTRRTGSFRTPQKYSFKLSKDDEVANGGGQVERNDSTHRDTHFKSAADTSLPVYKNAPSVPKTGLPIPKNKLPVSKSKLAGSTQKLNGCSGSKLRPPQRSIRSFSALTSSPDSGLDSSLPAARSRSTGNLGSTPHSRLTKSGSVRSCGLTVQGRASPSTYGSSPLLNTKLSKKQSTTSGVQAGPAKKQLLPSPKTNGISYKLSRPSLNKQPRTMGVNGSQEILKSSVETSTSTESSPARTPEATQSKRPPSREPSNPGETLEDMSLSSSSSMDHDRASQEYMDDFDNLGNGGTVTFLLAKNDEDDSGLDRSCAAFCDREVTGNGVAVATELHFLDDTLDWTRGTITGDNGENHLTPFSHHIGSSPSDYHEQGGSSLDLSPSDSYGSGGIYMWDEEGLEPLGSAGSQQAGECGLSPHVGSFDSDVNSSDALTNVDSCDLNDDDLMLDVDFPDDISTHTDGDGTSHMAEWRRRQLCWGTQDVHSDDREEGCDGMDREVTLDLSLHRTVSVDVDGLAEDFGALRSQLEHLRRCLLQEDDTDDDTLTTDRLSPEDGDQSQVEALLQEVQQLKEDVRNKDQIISKLTLQLAVAPATSRCRCSTERMEKTEQHTQTSAVAAGEGVASQTPWRDRTTFPPPAFLSPPWQYQRSRPYGGRAKPSIPSHLARKSLW; encoded by the exons ATGTCCGCCAGCGCCATGCCCACCCCGGTATCCAGGTTGCCCAAATTCAGCTCGTGGTCCAAAAGTTCGAGTCCCACGCCCGCCGCCACTCCTTCACATTCCTTTTCCACCCCCCGCATTCCTAATGGCTTCTACCACCACCCCGAGCCAGCGGGGGGCAACGGGACCACCGTCGGATCGGCGCCTCCAACGAGACGAACCGGAAGCTTTCGCACACCTCAGAAGTATTCcttcaaattgagcaaagacGATGAGGTGGCAAACGGGGGCGGACAAGTTGAACGCAACGATTCTACCCACCGGGACACTCATTTCAAATCTGCTGCAGACACATCACTTCCAGTTTATAAAAATGCACCTTCTGTCCCTAAAACGGGGCTTCCTATCCCTAAAAACAAACTTCCCGTTTCCAAATCGAAACTCGCCGGGTCCACACAAAAACTCAATGGCTGTTCTGGATCCAAATTGCGTCCACCTCAGCGGTCCATTCGATCCTTTTCCGCTTTGACTTCTAGTCCAGATTCTGGATTGGATTCTTCACTCCCGGCGGCCCGCTCCCGCTCCACGGGCAACCTCGGCTCGACGCCGCATTCCCGCCTCACCAAGAGCGGCAGCGTACGCTCATGTGGCCTGACGGTCCAGGGCCGGGCGTCCCCCAGCACCTATGGCTCCTCTCCACTCCTCAATACAAAACTGAGTAAGAAGCAGTCCACTACTTCAGGTGTCCAAGCTGGGCCGGCGAAAAAGCAGCTGCTGCCGTCTCCAAAGACCAACGGTATTAGTTATAAGCTATCAAGGCCCTCCCTCAATAAGCAACCCCGGACCATGGGGGTCAATGGTAGCCAAGAAATACTTAAAAGCTCAGTGGAGACGTCGACCTCCACAGAAAGCAGCCCAG CGCGCACTCCTGAAGCTACCCAGTCGAAGAGACCGCCGTCCCGAGAGCCTTCCAACCCGGGTGAAACTCTGGAGGACATGTCCCTGTCTTCCAGCTCCTCAATGGATCACGACCGTGCCAGTCAGGAGTACATGGACGACTTTGACAACCTGG GAAACGGAGGCACAGTCACCTTCCTCCTCGCCAAGAACGACGAAGACGACTCGGGCCTGGACCGATCGTGCGCCGCGTTCTGTGACCGCGAGGTGACGGGAAATGGAGTTGCCGTAGCAACAGAACTCCATTTCTTGGACGACACTTTAGACTGGACCCGCGGGACTATCACAG GTGACAATGGAGAGAACCATCTGACCCCGTTTTCCCACCACATCGGGTCTAGTCCATCCGACTATCATGAGCAG GGTGGCTCATCCCTGGATTTGTCCCCCTCGGACAGCTACGGCTCCGGAGGCATCTACATGTGGGACGAAGAGGGCCTAGAGCCACTAGGGAGCGCCGGTTCACAACAAGCAGGGGAGTGCGGGCTCTCGCCGCATGTGGGCAGCTTTGACTCTGACGTCAATAGCAGC GACGCCCTCACCAATGTGGACTCCTGTGATTTAAATGACGACGACCTCATGCTGGACGTCGACTTTCCTGATGACATTTCAACACACACTG ATGGAGATGGGACGTCGCACATGGCCGAGTGGAGGAGGAGGCAGCTCTGCTGGGGCACTCAAGATGTCCACAGTGATGACAG GGAGGAAGGATGCGACGGCATGGACCGAGAAGTCACTCTGGATCTCTCGCTTCATAG GACTGTCAGCGTGGACGTGGATGGCCTGGCAGAAGACTTTGGCGCCCTCCGGTCTCAGCTTGAACACCTGCGGAGGTGTCTGCTGCAG GAGGACGACACGGACGACGACACTTTGACAACGGATAGGCTCAGCCCTGAAGATGGCGACCAGTCGCAG GTAGAGGCTCTCCTACAGGAAGTTCAGCAGCTCAAAGAGGATGTGAGGAACAAAGATCAGATCATTTCAAAGCTCACCCTACAGCTG GCTGTAGCCCCAGCAACCAGCAGGTGTCGATGTTCAACAGAGAGGATGGAAAAGACGGAGCAACACACGCAGACAAGCGCGGTGGCAGCGGGCGAGGGCGTGGCCTCCCAGACGCCCTGGAGGGACCGCACG ACATTCCCTCCTCCCGCCTTCCTCTCTCCACCTTGGCAGTACCAACGCTCCAGACCTTATGGTGGGAGGGCCAAACCCAGCATTCCCTCCCATCTTGCTAGAAAAA GTTTGTGGTGA